AGTATCCTGCATCAAGGTCTTTGATGGATACCGGTCTGACAATAAGTTCAATTCTTCGGATACCTTTTCCAAAGAGCGCTCCGGCAGCATTACCGACCTGGGCATGTTCTGGAACCGTGATATCTGCATCTATAATTCCTTCCATGATTTCCTTATAGGCTACTACCGGTCCACCAAGAAGAACAACAGGAATGTCAACTTTGAACCGTGCATTGAAATCTCCATCAACGATCTTCTTAATTCCATTCCTTTCAATATCAGGAAGCATATAGGTCATAAGATTGAAAGCCATATTTCTTGCAACAATTTCTTTAACCCTTATACTGAACTCTACGTCTGACATTTTGTTCAGTTTCCCAAGTTTTTCAGCACCGATCATCGATGCTTTTGCATCCCATGAGTTATATTCTCCCAGAACATGGAGGGCATCAGTGGGAGTAAAACCGATTGCCTGAATTAGTCTTTTTTGTATAAGGGAATCTAGGATAACGGTAGAAGGATAGCGAGTGGAAATTGCAGCAATTTCATCCAGACTCATTGGTTCATTGCCAATAGCTTTGAGGACTTCAGCTTCTGATTCTTCAAGTCCTTTAGGCTCAAAACCCGATCTCATGAAGAATTTTGTAGGCTGGATGTTTCTGTCAAGAACACTTCTCTTAGGAATTGAATTTCGTTTTAATTTATCCAGAAATCCTGGATACTTTGATGATGCAAGACAGAGAGGAATAACTCTTCGTGGTCCAATGTGAATAACTTTGTTGCGTGTCCACACATGACTGTCACCGCCCATCGCAGATGTTTCCATCCGTGTTGCACGAACGCGGGTTTTCCATCCGCCAACAACTGCTCCAGTATCTGAAAGTTCAGGGATTCCATCCATAATGGCAGATACGTCGGTGCTGGTGCCGCCAACATCCACAACTGCGCATGTGTCAAGTCCGGAGAGGAACGAAGCTCCCACAAGACTTGCAGCAGGTCCAGAGAATATCGTTTCAACTGGTTTTTCCAGTGCATCTTTCAATCCAACAACAGTACCGTCACATTTCAACATCAAAAGACGTGCATCTATCTCTCTTCTTTTGATCTCGTCTATAACAGACAGAATGAATTTGTGGGATATCGGAAGCAGCTGTGCATTAAGTGATGCAGTAACAGCGCGTTCATAAGCTCCCAGATCCTGTGAGAGCTCATGGCCGCAAACAACTGGCAGTCCGGTGATCTCATGAAGTACTTTCGTAATTTCAAGTTCGTGTTCAGGATTCCTTACACTGAAGAAAGAAGATACTGCAAAAGCTGAAATCTCATCTTTGTACTTTTCAGCAAACTCCTTTACTGCAGCAATGTCCGGTTTTTCAATTTCTTCACCATTGTAACTATGTCCTCCGGAGATTGAAAGCACATGCTTTGCGGGGAAATCTCCTTTTACTGGATGCTCTCCCACAAGAATTAGGGCAACAGGACTTCCAGTTCCTTCAAGTACTGTATTAGTAGCAAGGGTTGTTGATACTGATACAAGATTTACTTTTTTTACGTATTCAGTGTCAAGAGTATCGATTGCATTCTTGATCCCTTCTACAAGGTCCGGGTATGTTGTAAGCGCTTTCCCGGAACCTACTACAGTTCCGTCCGAGTCCCTTACTAGTATAGCATCAGTATACGTACCACCGGCATCAATTCCTAGACTATAGTGCATAATATATCTCCTGTTTTACAATGCAAAAGGATCAAAGTTAAATTTGAAAAGATGTGTGAATAGTGCAAATAACCTTTGATCACTAAAATATGTGCTCAGGTTATATTAAAGATTTATGTTAACGCCGAAGACTAAAAACGACATCAACAAGCGGTGAATTCGGTAGTTTGAAGTAAAAAAAGAATGTGGCATGACCATAGTATAACTATGGCATGCTGTGTTAAAAAATTTATGCGTAGTATTCGTTTCTTGCTTCGACCATTGCCTTAAGGTTTGCAACTGGGGTGTCAGGTGCAATTCCACAGCCTGGTGCAAGGACATCGATTCCGTCTTCGAGAGCCTTTGTTGCTGCTGCCTTTACAGCTGCTTCATCGCCTGCGAGAAGTACGAATGGGCTTGATACGTTACCACAGATAGTTACCTTACCAGCTACCTTTGCCTTTGCGCCCTTAAGGTCCTTTACTTTCTCTTCAATACTGATGGACTCGAAGTGGCAGTCTGCCATCATTTCAAGAATTGCAGTTACATCACCACAAACGTGGAGAATCATTGGGCCCTTTACACCATCAGCGAATTTCTGAAGGACTGGCTTGAGAAGCTTGTCGAATGTGTCAGGAGCCATAAGGTCTGGGGATGCTACTGGGTCTGGTACACTGATTACGTCTACTCCTGCGTCAAAGAGTGCGTTTGCGTACTCGATACATGCTTGACATGCGAAGTCGAGGATTGTGTTGAAGTCTTCTGGTGCCTTGATGGACCATTTCATGAACTTCTTTACACTTGCAAGGTCTGATGCGAGTGTTACTGGACCTTCCATACCAGCGATGATAGGAACTTCATCTCCTACTTTGTCTCTGATGATCTTCATGGTTTCAAGCACAACAGGAATCCTGCCTACTGTAAGGAGATTCTCTGGCATCTTAAGGTCTTCGACACCCTTTGGGTATGGGTGGTCTGTGACTGATGGCTGTCTGTTCTTTGTACCCATGTTGACTGTACATCCCATTGCCTCAGCAAGAACTGTGAGACAGTATGGAGCTCTTACACCCTCAAGACCGCATACTTCGTATGATGCGACTGCGAGGTCTGCCATCATCTGTGCGTTGCTGTGTGCTTCTGGCCATGCTGCACCGGTCTGGTCCATGAGCTCAACAATAGCGGACTGTGTTACTGTACATACAGGTACTTTGTCGACTTCTTCACCTTTTAATGCTTTGAGTAATCTTTCTTTCATGTTCATAATGAATCCTTCTCTGTTGAGTAGATT
The sequence above is a segment of the uncultured Methanolobus sp. genome. Coding sequences within it:
- the mtaA gene encoding methylcobamide:CoM methyltransferase MtaA, which translates into the protein MNMKERLLKALKGEEVDKVPVCTVTQSAIVELMDQTGAAWPEAHSNAQMMADLAVASYEVCGLEGVRAPYCLTVLAEAMGCTVNMGTKNRQPSVTDHPYPKGVEDLKMPENLLTVGRIPVVLETMKIIRDKVGDEVPIIAGMEGPVTLASDLASVKKFMKWSIKAPEDFNTILDFACQACIEYANALFDAGVDVISVPDPVASPDLMAPDTFDKLLKPVLQKFADGVKGPMILHVCGDVTAILEMMADCHFESISIEEKVKDLKGAKAKVAGKVTICGNVSSPFVLLAGDEAAVKAAATKALEDGIDVLAPGCGIAPDTPVANLKAMVEARNEYYA
- a CDS encoding hydantoinase/oxoprolinase family protein — protein: MHYSLGIDAGGTYTDAILVRDSDGTVVGSGKALTTYPDLVEGIKNAIDTLDTEYVKKVNLVSVSTTLATNTVLEGTGSPVALILVGEHPVKGDFPAKHVLSISGGHSYNGEEIEKPDIAAVKEFAEKYKDEISAFAVSSFFSVRNPEHELEITKVLHEITGLPVVCGHELSQDLGAYERAVTASLNAQLLPISHKFILSVIDEIKRREIDARLLMLKCDGTVVGLKDALEKPVETIFSGPAASLVGASFLSGLDTCAVVDVGGTSTDVSAIMDGIPELSDTGAVVGGWKTRVRATRMETSAMGGDSHVWTRNKVIHIGPRRVIPLCLASSKYPGFLDKLKRNSIPKRSVLDRNIQPTKFFMRSGFEPKGLEESEAEVLKAIGNEPMSLDEIAAISTRYPSTVILDSLIQKRLIQAIGFTPTDALHVLGEYNSWDAKASMIGAEKLGKLNKMSDVEFSIRVKEIVARNMAFNLMTYMLPDIERNGIKKIVDGDFNARFKVDIPVVLLGGPVVAYKEIMEGIIDADITVPEHAQVGNAAGALFGKGIRRIELIVRPVSIKDLDAGYYAFSPEGRRTFSDYREAVEYAEVHGKQMVVEYMGECGVSRDNLDIKMTKNTFSPEDWKHDPVETVIQITGIGYPKKFVK